Sequence from the Saccopteryx bilineata isolate mSacBil1 chromosome 6, mSacBil1_pri_phased_curated, whole genome shotgun sequence genome:
ATCCTGCTTCCTAGCCCACTAGGCCTTAGCCTGGCTGTCAGTGAGGTTCTGCCTGCTTCCTGTTACTGTCAGTCTCCCCCGTGTTAGAAACCCCTTCTCAAGTTTGGGGACCTTCCCACCTAAGGAATCTTGCTGGTAGCTCCTTGCTCAGGCTGTAGCTATCAGAGGCCTGGCCTTGTCCTTGACCAAAGAGCCACGCTGCTGAGAAGCAAGGCCATGAGGCAACCATGGCAGTGACCAAGTCCAGATAGCAATgtgggagggagatatattttaacaaacccaaaaatattttttgtattttggagtatgtgttttttttcatgggttattctttaaaaaaaaaacacaccacttTGTGAAATAGTTATATGCGAGTACATAAAACCTGTATGTACAGTATACACCCTTGTAATCACCACTCAGATCAAGAAGGGGGATGTTTCTAGTAATAAAATTATAGCAGCCCCACAGCCAGAAACACAAGCAAACACATGTGCAGGGATCTTCATGGAAGCATTTTATGAACAGCAAAATACCCAAGCAAAAAGGACCCAGCGGTGTGCTGACACTTGGCGGGCCGAAGTGCCAACACATCAGCTGATGTGATAGGGTACAGtgggcagagagaagagcaaCTTGACTCAAGGGTGTTtcgttttcttcttttgtatgaaAACAAAATCTTCAGTTGCTCACTGTTTTTCTGTCACGCAATTCCACTTCAGCTTATGTACCTAAGTACAAGCCGTAAATATGGCTTGTGCAAAGCTCCCTGTTCAAAAATATTCATCATGGCAGTATTTTTATAgcctcaaataaaataatttgagtgTTCAATAATGAGTAAATAAGTCTTGATAGTCATTAGAATGACTTTTTATATAGTAATCATTCCAGAAACAATTTTTATAATGTGAAAAAtgactgttaaataaaaatacagaaaacacaaTTGTTTATGGAACACAATCACAAGGatgtacaaaataaaagagactaaaatatatcaaaatgttaaggaaaaaaagagatagaaacaggaaaggaggaagtaaaaagcACTTCTCTTTCTCTAGAGAAAGCTGATGCTCCCCTGTCTACAATGTCTTGGTGGGAGGTACACTGAAACTGATGAATGTGCTATTTTGCCATGGTCTGTGGCATGTACTGTGCTGTACCCGCTGACCTGTAGGACCAGGAGCCCCTGGATGCTACCCTAGCCTCTGAGATCCAGGTAGTACCTACAATTGGGctctgcctggggcaggggcctctcattttcctcctttcctAGTCCCAGTCCCATTCAAAGAGGCTGGAAAAGTCAACTCCAGTTTGGGAGGGGTCACCCACCCCTGCAAGTGGCCCAGCCTGGTCCTGAGTTCATCTCTTAGCCAATAGCTGGTCCCATGAGAGCTGTGGCCTCAGGTCCCCAGGCCAGAGGGGCTGGAGAAGCTCTTGGGCACACAGGCATGACGGCACCTGTTCCCAGCTCAGAGTTCCATCCTGTGCTTTCCTCAGCTGAGCCCTGAGGCCTCTTCCTGGAGCCCTGGAGGGAGCTTGGCCTCAGGCCGATGGCACAGGGTCAGGGTCCTACCCTCAAGGAGCCAGAAGACAGGATAGAGGGGCCGGGTGAAGATGGCATGGAAAGTACACAGGCATTGAACTTTGGGCTCCAGGCTGTAGAACGTGAGGCAGCCAGAGCCCAAGTCCAAATCCATGCCCAGTATCTTCCCCGACACCCCTGGGAGGTGCTGGGCCTCCCCATTGTGCCAGGCCTGGGCACTATCCTCCTGAATGCAGAGCCCCCACGAGCTGGGCCCACGGCCGATGTTATCTGTGTGGGGCCCCTGCTTGTGCCGTGTCAGTTCCCGGTAGGCAACACCCAGTGTCACTGAGTGGTTAGATGTGTGTACCTCCCAGTAGTGCCGCCCAGAATGGAAGCTCTGGGTGCATTGAACCTGCCAGAGCTCAAAGCTGCCTGGCTCAGCTGGGCCCCGGGGCTTTCGACAGTGCTTAACCTGTTGGTCCTGCTGAGACAGGTAAAGGTGGCGGTTGGCGCTCTCTGGGTCAAAGGTCAGATTGCGATAATCTGTTGGGGAGAGATGGACTGAAGTGAGCAGGCAGGTTGCCTGTGCACATGTATCCTCCTGTCCCCAGAGAGAGATAGCAACAGAAGCTCCATTGCCAGAACACTAATAGCTGCCAGGCAGCACACTGCATGTAGGTGACGGCGCTGGGCGTCATCACGGCATTCAATCTTGCAGCAACCTCTGAGGTAAAACCTTCTGTTAGcctcacttcacagatgagaaaactgaggcccacaaAGGTAACCTAACTTGATAGTAGTGGAAGAATCGTGACTGATCCCAGATTTCTGTAACTAGGAACTTATACGTATACCCTACTTACTGGCTTCACATGAAGTAAAAGGTGTGCATGCAACAGGTGTGTAGGGGGGTGAAGCAAGACCCAGGGAAGTGCATGGACAGGATAGTCAGCACATGCCAGACACATACTCACAAGTGCacatgtgtacatacatataaCCACATGTGTGCACAATGcactacacacacacaagtgTACACATACATGCACTGGGCTTCCTTACTCTGCCAGAGTTTCCTCCTCAGCTGACAAACCGGGCTTGGGACCGATGCCAGAGTACTTCGGGCCTCTAGGGGGCAAAGCAGTGTTAGGGGAGTGATGGGGAGGGGAGCGCATGTGGGGCTGCACCCTGACTCCACACCCACTTCCAATGGAGGAAAAGCTGGGCCCAGAGGGATAGGGAGACATCTGGGGTCAGCCTTACCCATGGGACCCAAGTCATCAGCCTTAGCTGGTACCCCACAGGGGTCCCCCTTATCCAGGAGGAGGCCACAAAGCTGGCTCAGAATCTCCTTCAGCCCATCAAACTGCTGATCTTCATCCCACTGCAGAGGAGTCAGTGGCCCGAGAGGCCCTGGAGGCACCAGCAGCTGTGATTCCTGAGTCCCAGGGACAGTGGCAGTAAGCCCAGGAGCAAGGGGCAGGCCCACC
This genomic interval carries:
- the TRIM65 gene encoding E3 ubiquitin-protein ligase TRIM65 isoform X3 gives rise to the protein MKAQLRTILEVTRQQATQAESQLQELQQQSSQIQRSACILASMVSGKFSCLLQALERRQVLALKNIEVAKTQALAQAQKEEQRLRGHLEVVACSDRKIQDLLEQLDDRTFLQESQLLVPPGPLGPLTPLQWDEDQQFDGLKEILSQLCGLLLDKGDPCGVPAKADDLGPMGKADPRCLPIPLGPAFPPLEVGVESGCSPTCAPLPITPLTLLCPLEARSTLASVPSPVCQLRRKLWQNYRNLTFDPESANRHLYLSQQDQQVKHCRKPRGPAEPGSFELWQVQCTQSFHSGRHYWEVHTSNHSVTLGVAYRELTRHKQGPHTDNIGRGPSSWGLCIQEDSAQAWHNGEAQHLPGVSGKILGMDLDLGSGCLTFYSLEPKVQCLCTFHAIFTRPLYPVFWLLEGRTLTLCHRPEAKLPPGLQEEASGLS
- the TRIM65 gene encoding E3 ubiquitin-protein ligase TRIM65 isoform X1; the protein is MAKQPLADKLMCAICLGLYLDPVTLPCGHSFCGTCIRNWLSTRVKECPECREAFPDSAELRRNVALSAVLEVVRAGPYPAQGPTSAPHTDPGSGHGARCPLHGQPLELFCRTEGRCVCIECTVSECRLHERVPLDAERQEREAQLRTILEVTRQQATQAESQLQELQQQSSQIQRSACILASMVSGKFSCLLQALERRQVLALKNIEVAKTQALAQAQKEEQRLRGHLEVVACSDRKIQDLLEQLDDRTFLQESQLLVPPGPLGPLTPLQWDEDQQFDGLKEILSQLCGLLLDKGDPCGVPAKADDLGPMGKADPRCLPIPLGPAFPPLEVGVESGCSPTCAPLPITPLTLLCPLEARSTLASVPSPVCQLRRKLWQNYRNLTFDPESANRHLYLSQQDQQVKHCRKPRGPAEPGSFELWQVQCTQSFHSGRHYWEVHTSNHSVTLGVAYRELTRHKQGPHTDNIGRGPSSWGLCIQEDSAQAWHNGEAQHLPGVSGKILGMDLDLGSGCLTFYSLEPKVQCLCTFHAIFTRPLYPVFWLLEGRTLTLCHRPEAKLPPGLQEEASGLS
- the TRIM65 gene encoding E3 ubiquitin-protein ligase TRIM65 isoform X2, whose product is MAKQPLADKLMCAICLGLYLDPVTLPCGHSFCGTCIRNWLSTRVKECPECREAFPDSAELRRNVALSAVLEVVRAGPYPAQGPTSAPHTDPGSGHGARCPLHGQPLELFCRTEGRCVCIECTVSECRLHERVPLDAERQEREAQLRTILEVTRQQATQAESQLQELQQQSSQIQRSACILASMVSGKFSCLLQALERRQVLALKNIEVAKTQALAQAQKEEQRLRGHLEVVACSDRKIQDLLEQLDDRTFLQESQLLVPPGPLGPLTPLQWDEDQQFDGLKEILSQLCGLLLDKGDPCGVPAKADDLGPMEARSTLASVPSPVCQLRRKLWQNYRNLTFDPESANRHLYLSQQDQQVKHCRKPRGPAEPGSFELWQVQCTQSFHSGRHYWEVHTSNHSVTLGVAYRELTRHKQGPHTDNIGRGPSSWGLCIQEDSAQAWHNGEAQHLPGVSGKILGMDLDLGSGCLTFYSLEPKVQCLCTFHAIFTRPLYPVFWLLEGRTLTLCHRPEAKLPPGLQEEASGLS